A DNA window from Argopecten irradians isolate NY chromosome 10, Ai_NY, whole genome shotgun sequence contains the following coding sequences:
- the LOC138333471 gene encoding zinc finger protein basonuclin-2-like — translation MKPLEAIRCTLPNCTCECFSPGKVHIRACDSCKHGWVAHALDKLGYRHIFNLGMQVEVVQPNIVFDIASLMLYGAQATPIRLKILLDRLFSVLQHDEVLQVLQGFGWNYEDYARGYILQDSSGHVLDKWTVATREEEHIILQQFLRFGETKSIAQEIILQDTKDQQDLFIKQSSRADSEIKKFIERSNHSMHSYMRSLESRHLFANRLPFVPVGSRLMTPPVLPNFSPPSSRDLRPPAVTASSSPVTTSPLGRLQTMQPFDYRREQGSPTISPSIPEKHLPGSSPSESPKNLSITPTSHSSSTPPFTPIKAPPESREHTPITIATPLATPMTLPVLPPQDDNGNNAIDYSTSSSSKEQQELQASVLYNERKMKHLRKSSHPVKRSWTPSSGFGCTFIGPNGKKRVLCTACNKTFCDKGALKIHYSAVHLKEMHKCTVDGCNMMFSSRRSRNRHSANPNPKLHMPQKRIKLPDGASIIDDGSNKSNRMIGSPMVGSPPTMVMHPSLGSKSQLSPMDLESSDLARSNHAFYAELNAHLAMFPTPEKKHKLDDDLDSPHDLSMSDRRDIKMESDSELEDMVDEDSTVADSPQQKTSSRRKTMVPTRCAQEEEHFVMSDDNSDDRDPDNCKDGLKDRHTKPSYTRGADNSGCEGSEKSQYNGMQQCSDSSGEDCREGNGEQQEGSFLSNSCGRDNDSCHPRKDFPKIASLLSGNSQAVDYSTRRQDDFDDNGSICSVISHLSDMDSNQSVSSNESQSFLSNGTENLDIPLDKDNPRKCTICSKIFQNHFGLKSHFQNVHLKLMHKCTVEGCSAAFPSKRSRNRHASNLKLHNKLLSTSDTDDSNQVYIDEGDMEDEDGLEDDEEDEIKEREEEEATEEDEDGKNGQDKDREIKRVNGVHGSDDDEDNDTDMEEGDINENGKAYSNGMENGIEMEEIYVGENGVAVNCHVCQSKFRDNLALKEHFEINHPKEMFYCTVKGCEKIFSTRKSRNRHSQNDNLHRQHGSVKRNGIS, via the exons CATTAGATAAACTGGGCTACAGACACATCTTCAATCTCGGCATGCAGGTGGAAGTGGTCCAGCCTAACATTGTCTTTGACATTGCCTCTCTCATGTTGTATGGGGCCCAAGCAACACCAATACGCCTCAAGATCCTCCTTGATCGCCTCTTCAGCGTTCTACAACATGACGAGGTGCTGCAGGTTCTACAGGGCTTTGGCTGGAACTATGAGGACTACGCCCGCGGATACATACTTCAG GATTCCTCGGGACATGTACTTGACAAATGGACAGTGGCTACACGAGAGGAGGAACATATCATTCTTCAACAGTTCCTGCGGTTTGGAGAAACGAAGTCCATTGCCCAGGAAATCATCTTACAAGACACCAAAGATCAACAAGATCTCTTCATCAAGCAGTCATCAAGAGCAGACTCGGAAATAAAGAAATTCATCGAAAGGAGCAATCACTCCATGCATAGTTATATGCGTAGTCTCGAATCCAGGCACCTCTTTGCCAATAGACTTCCATTTGTGCCCGTTGGCAGTCGACTGATGACTCCACCAGTTCTGCCTAATTTCTCACCTCCCTCATCTCGTGACCTTCGACCTCCGGCTGTGACAGCTTCCTCTAGTCCAGTGACTACTTCTCCACTGGGTAGACTTCAGACAATGCAGCCATTTGACTACAGAAGGGAGCAAGGCAGTCCAACTATAAGTCCTAGCATCCCTGAGAAACATTTGCCTGGATCTTCCCCGAGTGAAAGTCCAAAAAACCTCAGCATCACACCAACATCACACAGTTCATCTACTCCACCTTTTACTCCAATAAAAGCTCCACCTGAAAGCCGGGAACACACACCCATCACCATAGCAACACCACTGGCTACCCCTATGACACTTCCTGTTTTACCTCCACAAGATGACAATGGTAACAATGCCATCGATTATTCCACAAGCAGCAGCAGCAAAGAGCAACAAGAGCTGCAGGCCTCAGTCCTCTACAATGAACGAAAAATGAAGCACTTACGAAAGTCGAGCCATCCAGTCAAGCGTAGCTGGACACCATCATCTGGCTTTGGATGTACATTTATTGGGCCAAACGGGAAGAAGCGTGTTCTGTGTACGGCTTGTAACAAGACATTTTGTGATAAAGGTGCTCTTAAGATCCACTACAGTGCTGTGCATTTGAAGGAGATGCATAAATGTACAGTGGATGGCTGTAACATGATGTTCAGCTCCCGTCGCAGCAGGAACCGGCACAGCGCCAACCCTAACCCCAAACTACACATGCCACAGAAACGTATCAAGCTACCCGATGGGGCCAGCATCATTGATGATGGTAGTAACAAATCCAACCGTATGATTGGCAGTCCGATGGTGGGTAGTCCCCCTACGATGGTAATGCACCCCTCTCTTGGATCAAAGTCCCAGCTATCTCCAATGGACTTAGAATCATCTGATCTAGCCCGCAGTAACCATGCTTTTTACGCTGAGTTGAATGCTCACTTAGCCATGTTCCCAACACCAGAAAAGAAACACAAGCTTGATGATGACCTCGACAGTCCACACGATCTAAGTATGAGcgatagaagagatatcaaGATGGAATCGGACTCGGAACTTGAAGACATGGTGGATGAGGATTCCACTGTGGCGGATTCCCCACAGCAGAAGACGTCTAGTCGTCGTAAGACAATGGTACCTACCAGATGTGCTCAGGAAGAAGAACATTTTGTGATGAGTGATGATAATTCTGATGATCGTGACCCTGACAATTGTAAAGACGGGTTAAAGGATCGGCACACAAAGCCAAGCTACACTagaggggcagataactctggaTGTGAGGGGTCAGAAAAATCACAATACAATGGTATGCAGCAATGCTCAGATAGTTCTGGAGAAGATTGTCGTGAGGGAAACGGTGAACAACAAGAGGGTTCTTTTTTATCGAATAGCTGTGGCAGGGACAACGATTCCTGTCACCCAAGAAAAGATTTTCCCAAAATTGCTTCGCTATTGTCTGGAAACAGCCAAGCTGTTGACTACTCAACACGACGTCAGGATGACTTTGATGACAATGGATCTATTTGTTCAGTTATCAGTCACTTATCGGACATGGACTCGAACCAGTCTGTGTCATCCAACGAATCGCAGAGCTTCCTAAGCAATGGTACAGAAAATCTTGACATACCACTAGACAAAGACAATCCAAGGAAGTGCACTATTTGTAGCAAAATCTTCCAGAACCATTTTGGTTTAAAGTCACATTTTCAGAACGTCCATCTTAAGCTGATGCATAAATGCACAGTGGAAGGGTGTAGTGCTGCGTTTCCATCAAAACGAAGCAGAAATCGCCATGCCTCAAATCTAAAGCTCCACAACAAACTACTGTCCACCTCAGACACTGACGACAGCAACCAAGTTTACATTGATGAAGGTGATATGGAAGATGAGGATGGATTGGAAGATGATGAAGAGGATGAGATAAAGGAAAGGGAGGAAGAGGAAGCAACTGAGGAAGATGAAGATGGTAAAAATGGACAAGATAAAGACAGGGAAATCAAACGGGTCAATGGCGTTCATGGCTCTGACGACGATGAAGACAACGATACCGATATGGAGGAAGGTGACATCAATGAAAACGGAAAGGCATATTCTAATGGGATGGAAAATGGGATAGAAATGGAAGAGATTTATGTGGGAGAGAATGGTGTGGCAGTCAACTGTCATGTATGTCAGTCCAAATTCAGAGACAATCTGGCCTTGAAGGAGCACTTTGAGATCAATCATCCGAAGGAAATGTTTTACTGCACGGTAAAAGGATGTGAAAAAATATTCTCAACACGTAAAAGCAGAAACAGGCACAGCCAAAATGACAATCTGCACAGGCAGCATGGGTCGGTGAAGAGAAACGGAATATCCTGA